The Engystomops pustulosus chromosome 3, aEngPut4.maternal, whole genome shotgun sequence region GATCTGTCACCGCCGCAAGAAGATTTCATGGTTCATACAGCTCATGTGTATTGTCAaatcgtaactgtaaagttacttgacacaaatagtgttagcacagctggagagagcctttgataacaattccgatgatacctgtatcctgctgctagcttcttcctatcctgagatttAGGGTTATTAGATATATGAGGATATCTGTAATATTCTCTcatcttttcctgaagtgggtgggacttcctggttgtgacatcagctatgggcGGTGCCAATAGCACTCAGGGCATTCACGTGAACGTGTACAAAccactcagccaatcaggacacagaatcagtgttactgcttgtacagagatctagtgcagagcgaGGCAGGGAAGACACAGAGCACTGGAGCTCCGCATCATATTGGAATCTACTACACCACAAGGAAAAAGATATATTAAGGAtatattcacatgtggcattaacgcatcagaacagctgagaagaggagatagctgttaacattgcatttacagaatgcatatgttaacacagtgttaacacatGTGCTATTATATGTTAACATAGTGTCAACACATGTGCTTattaatgcaatgtaaacgcatgTGTTGAAATAATGTTAACATGTTAGCATATGTTAAAATATGTTTTGTTAACTCAGTGTTAAAAGCTATATAATCAGGCAAatcttctcttctcagctgttcagaGGTGTTTGAAAACGTGAAAAATgtgttactgccacgtgtgaatgcaccctaaaacatgtccacctacactatagaacataggaataaaaagatgaacacaaAGCAGTatcacagtatgtgtacatatatatatacaaacagtgaaacctctccagaaaACCACCTCCgtattttttgccattaaaatgtATGGAAGCTGCCCCCTGTCTGCAGACCGGTCCTGTACACAGAGACCTGCTCAGAGGTATACACtgcgctgtgtgtgcaggatctgatccaTTCATGAGAACTGATGGGGAACCTGAGCCCTGTCTTTATTTTTGCCCTTAAACTTTCATACATTCCCATTTCTACTAtatccaaacacaaacagcactgctacataccattccttgCATGTAATTGGagaacctgaagcatgtgattagtcacatgcttatgacatcccAACAGGTCCTGCAGCTGCCGGGAGCTTTTACTGATAAAGAGCATGCATGTGCTAGTAACCCCTCCCAACAACACCCACCCATCGTCCTCTCCTCCGTCTAGCtacggattcccatggcaaccaaccacacAAAGACAACCAGAGAGATATCGTACTGCTAGCTTCTAGCCTGTTAGCTGACAAACGGCTGCAGATAGGtagtgagtgtatattacagaattgcttattttgggtTGATGCAGAGCTAGGCAAATGTTTTTAAACTTTACAGTTGCACTTTTGGTCTAATGAGCAGGATGGGGGCGGTGCGGGAGGTTGAAGTATATTAGGCTCCAATTCAATATTGGAGTCTTGCTACACcactgtatacagtaagatatAGACTGAGGACTAAGCAGCTAAATAAATGTTTATTCATACAAATAATCATTATGCAGAATATTtccttaaaatataataatataaaatataataaaatactatataataaataaataaattacaaagggaaaaaataacactattcttcacaaatTACTCATTGTTATTATAGCAACAGTTCgtttaaataaagtaataaatactgaagcCCACGACAAGCCAGAAGATTGCTCCCATTTTGTAGCTTTCACTAGGGCTGTGATAATCCTGGTTGTGTGGAGCAGCCATTAACGTCCTGTGATTGGTCTCCAGGGGTGATGAGGATGTTTCCACAGTCCTGACCCATGAGGTTCTGGTACAATGTTGTCTCCTATTTCAGGTGCTGGATGATGGGCCGGACACAGGTGCAGCCCACGGTGACCAGCTGCTTGTCCAGCTTATAGACGGGGACACATCCTCTCATCTCACCATGCAGGACCAGGATCTCCTGTCTGATGGGGACTGAGTTCATGCTGAGGTCCACATTCCCCTCAGGGTCCACACAGCCGTGGTGGAGACATCTGGCCTCATTGATGACCACAGGAACCCGGTTATGGTCCACATTAGAGCTGGGGGGGAAAGAGATGATCAGAAATTAGATTGGAGCAATAAACAGCTGATAATTTAGTCCCAGATGAATTTATTGTTTGACCTCGTCCTAAATTTCCTGGGAAGACAATGTTATATGTCACAGACCTTCCTGGGATCTTCAGGTCACATTATTTCCAGGATGTTTATTGGAAAAAATTAATGAAGTCCATTATAAGCCATGAAGATAGTTTAAGTGCCACCAGTGTCCCCAGTATGAGGCATCTTGCAGTTCAGGTGTGAACAGAGTCATATTATCACCTCCTTATAGTTACCTGTATTCCCATGGAGACATGGAGCGGCTCCTCACACTTTCCATCATCATCTGAGCAGAACTTCTGCTGCTGACCCTCATATCCACCTTCACACGGGAAGGAAATGTGGTGTCCACAGGAAATGGACAATCCCCCCCGGACACTGGAGGGACATCCCACCCTTCTGTACCAGGTATCTCCTCGTCTCTTCCATGGACACAAGAGCTGAGGCTCAGAAGAAACCACGAGACGAGAACCTGAGGAGAATTCATATTACATGTGTTATGGAAGTATCTCCATCATATACTGTCCATGTCCCACCATACACTAGACTAAGAGATCGCAGGGGTCattgtacatatgggggcaggttaCCTTCTCATTTATCTGTAGAAACCCCTGATCTATATATCTATAGAAATGTTCTCTGTGGGACATTAGAGAAACCTCCCTGATCTGTGGGTCACatctgctccatagagatgtaGAGGGGTCGGCGTTCTTACCATTGATGTTCTGGGCGCGGCCATTGTTCTCCTAGATGAGCTCTGGTGAGGTTCTGCTGGAGGACTGTGCTGTGATGCTGGATCCAGGACCCATTATATAGGAGTCACAGGTGTTTCTGGGCTTTCCTGAAATTCTCATTCCCTGATACTCAGGTTTCTATTAATTtctttgtaaaataattttaatCCTTGGGAAATTAATAGGAAATATTGTGAGAATGTAAAGGTCAGGAACATCTCTCATTATGGAATCCCTTAATTACTGATTAACCAGGAGAGTGGACACAATACTATTACTCTCCTGGTTATCTGGAGCTGATAGAGATAAGGAGAGTCATAAACCTGAGCCCCGGAGtgtaataacacattctctgagtGGGCGGAGCaggaaggactcacaggcttaccCGATGAATACAAAAATTGAGAAAATTCTGAATCATGGAAACTATGGAAACATGGAAAAATACATTTAAGACTGGTCTCTCCTTTCTAATCCTTTATATTACCACTAGAAAGGAGTGGACTATAGTTTTTTTGTAGAATACAAAAAATTGCATAAATCTATTGAACTAATCTTCTCCACTTGACATTCCAAATGTCAAAACTCAAAGATTAATGTAACTAGCAGCACATCTTTAATTCTCCTGCAGCGCCTCCAGAGGAAGAAAGGTGCATTACACAGTTCCCATTTTTATTAATAAGTTATTCCCTTCCATCCCTGCCCTTCCCCTTATCCTCTTGGAAAGCCATAGAAATAACACTGCACAGAATTGGGCATAAATGAGCAGAGCAGGGAGGGAAATGGGAACTGATCCAATTGTATTGACATGGATCTACACCATAGTAATCCTATAAGAAATCTCCAGGTGAGTGTTATTAGAGGAGACATTAcactcattaccatgtgctgttatCTCTATGGGCCCAGATAATGCTGAGAGTTCTGATAAGTTACGGCCTCATTTGGGGAAGTGACGGAGATGTGACCCTGGAGTCTCTGGGATATAATGTGACATAACAGAGCAGAGCTGGACAGTCCACACTGACTCCTCTCCCCATCATCACACTCCACGGGAACTTACCGAAACTGGGATGGAGACTCCACCCGGAGCAACAACTGGTATAAATAGGGAGATGGACAGGAACCAAAGAACCAGAACAGCAGATCCACTGATATCTACAGGAGAAGGAGAATGGTCCTTATAAGATCAGCACTGGTGCTGGTGAGTATCAGAGCCTCCATTGTAtaatagtgtatagaggaaggaGGATTATAGGAGAGATCCTGTGATCCTGACTCCATCACTCACTTATATCAGTCACATGATGTGTGATAGGACGCAGATCACAGGAGACATCAATGCAGAAGAGATGATGATGTGATGTTATTAGGATTCTCCTCCATGTTCTCCCTCTTATCCATCGCTCAGGCGGCCGTCCTGGTGTCCCTCTGCTCATCCGCCTTCCTACCAGAGGAGTCTCTGTCCCACCTGAATACTCAGGAAGGATCTAGGGATGAAGAGCTCCACCAGGAGACCAGAGGGAGATGTCCTGGAAGAAGGAGCCGCCGCTTGCCCTCCGCCATGACAGTGGACATTAGTCTCATAGACACCAACTACCTGGACAGCTTGGTGCAGATGGAGGACATCAATGGCCGCTCCTTGTCACCCTGGGAATACAGGTAATGTCACACCTCATCTCACTGGTTACTGAATAGTCATAGAGACTTGTGGAACCTTCCAGATGCCAAATATGgaagaaaattacattttcttgAAATTTTGATATCTCTGAGAACCTTAGAAATCATCGAGAAAATAAATATTcagcagaaagaaagaaaaaatcctCAAATCTGCAAATTACACACAAGTTTCTGTCTGCAGCACATCTACTATACATGTACTGAGACCTGAGGAGCCATAGGGACACATTACTCACCACATGATGCGCCCAGTGTCATATATTATGTCTCTGACTTGTATTCTTCTCTTTCAGTCTGAACACAGATCCCCACAGATTCCCCTTTGTGATTTCCGAGGCCAATTGTCTCACTTTTGCTTGTGTAGACGCTGATGGCAATGACAGTCCAGAGCTGATGTCTTACCCCATCCAGCAGGAGGTGCTGGTCCTACGCCGGGAGCAGAAAGGCTGCGGCTTCTCCTATAGACTGGAGAGCGAGGAGGTGACACTGGGCTGTACATGTGTCCGGCCCAGGCTCCAACACATCTGAGGGACtgggaatatatatatttgtgtatggatttattttgtaatatttaaGTAATAAATAACAAGACATAAGATGCCTAATTCTTGTCTATTGTGTTGTCTTGTCTGTAATGTGCGGTTATGTTCCTATAGATTTAGGATACTTTTAAGGTTATAAATCagatacatgataaaagtttgggttGTGGTCAGACACATGTCATGCTATGTTGGTACTGGTCCATGCTTGTATAGGTCCACTCTATAGCGGAATAGGTCCATCATGTTAGTGGTCCATTGTATGGTGGATCAGGTCCATGTTGGTTCAGGTCCATTATGTTGGACTAGTTTGGGTCATTGTTATTGTCCATTATGGGTTAGGATTACatgcactatacacatataacatAATACTATGATAATAAGATATAGATGTCTTTTCTTACACACATTTTATCACAAATTTTATAGGGTCTATTACCTTCATCCTTCTTCTGTCCAAGCTCAGTGCCCAGGCAGCGTGAGCTATAAATGCAGccatgagggaggtgctgctgtactatacatacatgagggaggtgctgctgtattatacatacatgagggaggtgctgttGTATTAttcatacatgagggaggtgctgctgtattattcatacatgagggaggtgctgctgtattatacatacatgagggaggtgctgctgtattatacatacatgagggaggtgctgctgtattattcatacatgagggaggtgctgctgtattatacatacatgagggaggtgctgctgtactatacatacatgagggaggcgctgctgtattatacatacacgagggaggtgctgctgtattatacattcatgagggaggtgcttctgtattatacacacatgatggaggtgctgctgtattatacatacatgagggaggtgcttctgtattatacattcatgagggaggtgcttctgtattatacatacatgatggaggtgctgctgtattatacatacatgatggaggtgctgctgtattatacatacatgagggaggtgtttctgtattatacatacatgagggaggtgctgctgtactatacatacatgatggaggagctgctgtattatacatacatgatggaggtgctgctgtattatacatacatgatgaaggtgctgctgtattatacatacatgatggaggtgctgctgtattatacatacatgagggaggtgctgctgtactatacatacatgagggaggtgctgctgtattatacatacatgagggaggtgctactgtattatacatacatgagggaggtgcttctgtattatacatacatgagggaggtgctgctgtattatacatacatgagggattatatataaattaatagggGATGGGGTACGGTGCTGTGGGGGTAATACAGTACTATATAATCATTCTTCCAGTATACATAGCCTTTCCTTGTGGTTGCTGTACTATAAtattcatttaataataatattcatatttatttatcaGGTGGTGCTGCGATACTTTATTCTCATCCATGGGGCGGTGCTGTTGTACTTTatacttattcatgagggggctattTACAATAGATAAATATCATTGGGTATTCTTAGAAGCGCAGTGTGTAGATGAAAGGAGCTGAAGACACCTTGATGTCAAattctatatgtatatgtggtgcatGTGCATTTTtatagcataactgtaaagttacttgacaaaaatagtgttagcacagctggagagagcctttgataacaattcctatgatacctgtatcctgctgttggcttcttcctatcctgagatatagggttaATAGATATATGGGGctatctgtaatatcctctcagcttttcctgaagtgggtgggacttcctggttgtgacatcagaaaTGGGCGTTGCCAATAGCACTCGGGGCATTTACGTGAACGTGTGCAAAccactcagccaatcaggacacagaatcagtgtaactgcctgtacagagatctagtgcagagcgaAACAGGGGAGACACAGAGCACTGGAGCTCCGCATCACACAGgaatctactacatcacaaagacAAAGGTATATGAAGGATATATTCACATGTGGTAttaacgcatcagaacagctgagaagaggagatagctgttaacattgcatttacaaaatgaatctgctaacacagtgttaacacatgtgctattgtatcacagtatgtgtacatatacatatacactcagtgAAACCTCTCAAGAAAACCacctccgtaaaaaaaaaaattattcaatcactgatttttataattttttgccattatactgtatggtagatgccccctgtctgcagACCAGTCCTGTACACAGATATCTGCTCAGAggtatacactgtgctgtgtgtgcaggatctgatccattcattagaactgatggggaACCGGAGCTCTGTCTTCATTTTTTAGTTGCTAAACTTTCATACATTCACATTTCTACTAtatccaaacacaaacagcactgctatataccatTCCTGgcatgtaattggatgacctgaagcatgtgataagtCACAAGCTTATGACATCACGGCAGGTCCTGGAACTGCCGGGAGCTTTTACTGATAAGGAGCGTGCATGTGCTAGTGACCCCTCCCAACAACACCCACCCATCGTCCTCTCCTCCTTCTAGCtacggattcccatggcaaccaaccacacAAAGACAACCAGAGAGATATCGTACTGCTAGCTTCTAGCCTGTTAGCTGACAAACGGCTGCAGATAGGTAGTGGGTGTATATTAgaaaatttctttttttgggttgatgcagagctaggcaaatgtttttttactttacagtTGCACTTTTGGTCTAATAAGCAGGATGGGGGCGGTGCGGGAGGTTTAAATATATTGGGCTCCAATTCAATATTGGAGTCTTGCTACACcactgtatacagtaagatatAGACTGAGGACTAAGCTGCTAAATAAATGTTTATTCATACAAATAATCATTATGCAGAATATTtccttaaaatataataatataaaatataataaaatactatataataaataaataaataaattacaaaaagcaaaaataacactattcttcacaaatTTCTTAGTGTTATTATCgcaaaactttgtttaaataaagtaataaatactgaagcCCTCGGCAAGCCAGAAGATTGCTCCCATTTTGTATCTTTCACTAGGGCTGTGATAATCCTGGTTGTGAGGAGCAGCCATTAATGACCTATGATTGGTCTCCAGGGGTAATGAGGATGTTTCCACAGTCCTGACCCATGAGGTTCTGTTACAATGTTGTCTCCTATTTCAGGTAGTGGATGATGGGCCGGACACAGGTGCAGCCCACGGTGACCAGCTGCTTGTCCAGCTTATAGACGGGGACACATCCTCTCATCTCACCATGCAGGACCAGGATCTCCTGTCTGATGGGGACTGAGTAAATGCTGAGGTCCACATTCCCCTCAGGGTCCACACAGCCGTGGTGGAGACATCTGGCCTCATTGATGACCACAGGAACCCGGTTATGGTCCACATTAGAGCTGGGGGGGAAAGAGATGATCAGAAATTAGATTGGAGCAATACACAGCTGATAATTTAGTCCCAGATAAATTTATTGTTTGACCTTGTCCTAAATATCCTGGGAAGACAATGTTATATGTCAGAGACCTTCCTGGGATCTTCAGGTCACATTATTTCCAGGATGTTTATTGGAAAAAATGTTATAAAGTCCATTACAAGACACTGAGTTGGATTAAGTGCCACCAGTGTCCCCAGTATGAGATATCTTGCAGTTCAGGTGTGAACAGAGTCATATTATCACCTCCTTATAGTTACCTGTATTCCCATGGAGACATGGAGCGGCTCCTCACACTTTCCATCATCATCTGAGCAGAACTTCTGCTGCTGACCCTCATATCCACCTTCACACGGGAAGGAAATGTGGTGTCCACAGGAAATGGACAATCCCCCCCGGACACTGGAGGGACATCCCACCCTTCTGTACCAGGTATCTCCTCGTCTCTTCCATGGACACAAGAACTGAGGCTCAGAAGAAACCACGAGACGAGAACCTGAGGAGAATTCATATTACATGTGTTATGGAAGTATCTCCATCATATACTGTCCATGTCCCACCATACACTAGACCAAGGGATCGCAGGGGTCattgtacatatgggggcaggttaCCTTCTCATTTATCTGTAGAAACCCCTGATCTATATATCTATAGAAATGTTCTCTGTGGGACATTAGAGAAACCTCCCTGATCTGTGGGTCACATCTGGTCCATAGAGATGTAGAGGGGTCAGCGTTCTTACCATTGAtgttctgggggcggccattgttCTCCTAGATGAGCTCTGGTGAGGTTCTGCTGGAGGACTGTGCTGTGGTGCTGGATCCAGGACCCATTATATAGGAGTCACAGGGGTTTCTGGCCTTTCCTGAAATTCCCATTCCCTGATACTCAGGTTTCTATTAATTtctttgtaaaataattttaatCCTTGGGAAATTAATAGGAAATATTGTGAGAATGTAAAGGTCAGGAACATCTCTCATTATGGAATCCCTTAATTACTGATTAACCAGGAGAGTGGACACAATACTATTACTCTCCTGGTTATCTGGAGCTGATAGAGATAAGGAGAGTCATAAACCTGAGCCCCAGAGCATACCTCCCaatatttgtgaaagggaaagagggacaaaatggcggcacgcgtagccctATGCCACACCCCCAattcgagtcttccggcgattcactaaggtagttcctccgatgtccaccagctggcgctgctgctctgaagttcaTGGGATTGCACTGAAATTCACCAAGCCGGGTGCagataagcgcgtgtccagcgacacttttttaaaaaaaatgtggcggtttctccgaatctgtcgggtttccgttcggccacgccccccgatttccgtcgcgtgcacgccggcgtgccacgatccaatcgcgtgtgccaaaaacccggggcaattcagggaagatCGTCGTGAttcgcgcccttagtaaatgaccccctatgtatcagtgcattaagtctgtgtcacagtgtaacagtagcagataacacttcttagttaccaaagaTACTTAGatatgtatcactgggcttatagctcagttagtaaaGGCTCCTGTCTCTAGTACAGAGGGTctcaggtttgaatctcagcctgggcaaaaaaTTACTTAATTTAAGTTAATAacgagcttgtgtctggggaagccctggagaccatatatggacagatgctgatctgacctgatgacgtggtccctgctctccactaacccaacacttctctcaaaaggattccctgcctgatgtctgctctggggaaccctaggagatgcagtgaccatatatggacagatgctgatctgacctgatgacgtggtccctgctctccgctaacccaacacttctctcaaaaggattccctgcctgatgtctgctctggggaaccctaggagatgcagtgaccatatatggacagatgatgatctgacctgatgacgtggtccctgctctccgctaacccgacacttctctcaaagggattccctcccgatgtctgtagaagccattcagtactaTTAGTTCAGGCTTTGAAAGTAATAAGtgtaataacacattctctgagtGGGCGGAGTAAGGATGACTCACAGACATTAAGTGGAGCAGGAGGGACTCACAGGCTTACCGGATGAATACAAAAATTGAGAAAATTATGAATCACGGAAACTGTGGAAACATGGAAAACTTCATTGAAGATTGTCCTCTCCTTTCTAATCCTTTATTACCACCAGACAGGAGAGGACTTTAGTTTTTTTGTAGAATCCGAAAAATTGCATAAATCTATTGAACTAATCTTCTCCACTTGACATTCCAAATGTCGAAACTCAAAGATCAATGTAACTAGAAGCAAATATTTAattcccctgcagcgcctccaGAGGAAGAAAGGTGCATTACACTGTTCCCATTTCTATTAATGAGTTATCCCCATCCATCCCTGCCCTTC contains the following coding sequences:
- the LOC140122950 gene encoding interleukin-17A-like, which gives rise to MAAPRTSMVLVSWFLLSLSSCVHGRDEEIPGTEGWDVPPVSGGDCPFPVDTTFPSRVKVDMRVSSRSSAQMMMESVRSRSMSPWEYSSNVDHNRVPVVINEARCLHHGCVDPEGNVDLSMNSVPIRQEILVLHGEMRGCVPVYKLDKQLVTVGCTCVRPIIQHLK